In the Acetonema longum DSM 6540 genome, one interval contains:
- a CDS encoding 4Fe-4S dicluster domain-containing protein: protein MFKKFDSRISRRDALKLGVLVTAALGMGLPLSLLTKSAVAQDLGTEQLAFLFDQKKCIGCKLCESACRSANQEARDEQVKWRRVLDNGGDEGEGHFLSISCNHCADPACLTVCPVTAYTKRQDGIVVHNAEKCVGCGYCMYACPYHAPQLSKKTKRVTKCHFCYSRQDQGQQPACVEACPKKALTYGKLSELKKAPGGVATLKGLPSPTITNPSWVIIPKE from the coding sequence GTGTTCAAAAAGTTTGACTCTCGCATTAGTCGCCGAGACGCCTTGAAGCTTGGCGTTTTAGTAACTGCTGCATTAGGAATGGGTTTGCCGTTAAGCCTGCTGACAAAGTCTGCGGTTGCCCAGGATTTGGGTACGGAACAATTGGCTTTCCTTTTCGACCAGAAAAAGTGCATCGGCTGTAAACTTTGTGAAAGCGCCTGCCGGTCAGCAAACCAGGAAGCAAGGGATGAACAGGTGAAGTGGCGGCGCGTTTTGGACAATGGCGGCGATGAAGGTGAAGGGCATTTCCTTTCCATCAGTTGCAACCATTGTGCCGACCCGGCCTGCCTGACAGTATGCCCGGTCACAGCTTACACCAAACGGCAAGACGGTATCGTCGTTCATAATGCCGAGAAGTGCGTGGGCTGCGGTTACTGTATGTATGCCTGTCCCTATCATGCTCCTCAGCTTAGCAAAAAGACCAAACGGGTCACTAAGTGCCATTTCTGTTACAGCCGTCAGGATCAAGGGCAGCAACCTGCTTGTGTGGAAGCTTGTCCGAAGAAAGCCCTGACTTATGGTAAACTGTCCGAGTTGAAAAAAGCCCCAGGCGGGGTTGCAACCCTCAAAGGCCTCCCGTCGCCCACGATCACCAACCCATCATGGGTCATCATACCGAAAGAGTAG
- a CDS encoding FAD:protein FMN transferase has product MGTLISQKVYGAQGQAAIDSAMKRMNELEKLLTFKAEQGDVYKLNQNAGKEKIALSSDTIKILRKSQQVAELSSGAFDITVGPLVKSWAIGTPQEHIPSYEELKKILPLINFRDLYVDDSAASLKRPGQMVDLGGIAKGFAGDEVIRIYKKFGIRSAFVNIGGNVITLGNKPDGTPWRVGIRNPRPDAGQTQQSEQILATVEVVNKAVVTAGDEQRYFIKDGIRYHHILDPVTGYPARSDLMSVTLIMDSSFDADALDTAVFILGLEKGRELIRQFGGIEAVFITADKKIYITDGIKGSFKLYNEGNEYKLAN; this is encoded by the coding sequence ATGGGTACGTTGATTTCCCAGAAGGTCTATGGCGCCCAAGGGCAGGCAGCGATCGATTCGGCTATGAAAAGAATGAACGAATTGGAAAAACTTTTGACCTTCAAAGCAGAGCAGGGCGATGTCTATAAGCTAAACCAAAACGCCGGGAAAGAGAAAATAGCCTTATCCTCTGATACCATAAAAATCCTAAGAAAATCCCAGCAGGTAGCGGAACTGAGCTCTGGTGCCTTTGATATTACCGTGGGCCCCCTGGTAAAAAGCTGGGCTATAGGAACACCTCAGGAGCATATCCCGTCCTACGAGGAGCTAAAGAAGATTCTCCCGCTGATCAATTTCCGGGATTTATATGTCGACGATTCAGCTGCTAGTTTGAAAAGGCCTGGTCAGATGGTCGACCTTGGGGGTATTGCTAAAGGCTTTGCAGGCGACGAAGTGATTCGAATCTACAAAAAATTCGGCATCAGGTCAGCCTTTGTGAATATCGGCGGCAACGTTATCACCCTAGGCAACAAGCCCGATGGAACTCCTTGGCGGGTGGGCATTCGCAATCCCCGTCCGGACGCGGGACAAACACAGCAGAGTGAGCAAATCCTAGCCACTGTCGAGGTGGTAAACAAAGCCGTTGTGACGGCCGGGGACGAACAGCGCTATTTTATCAAGGACGGCATACGCTATCACCATATTCTAGACCCAGTAACAGGCTATCCGGCCCGGTCAGATCTGATGAGCGTTACACTGATCATGGATTCTTCCTTTGATGCGGATGCCCTCGATACCGCCGTCTTTATTTTAGGCTTGGAGAAAGGCAGGGAACTGATCCGCCAATTCGGCGGGATTGAAGCGGTTTTTATCACTGCTGATAAAAAAATATACATAACTGACGGGATTAAGGGAAGTTTTAAACTTTATAATGAAGGAAATGAATACAAACTTGCAAATTAG
- the nrfD gene encoding NrfD/PsrC family molybdoenzyme membrane anchor subunit yields MELHWHWLVVIYLFLGGLGAGAYITSFLAEKGFLGKAPSLTRAGYFIATPAVAIGTLMLVFDLGQGFWKPWLMIGLLSNFTSVMSWGVYILSAFILAGFLKCYFAFKNKKAPELLTWAGAFLALCTAAYTGFLISVIKAIPFWNSNIIPVLFVVSALSTGLSATSLLAPLLEKGTYHEGRANQLHLLLVVVEIIVAASFIMVMLNGSNGPIGTESAKLLISGKYQIVFWGLFIVLGLVLPAFIYLQQILSQIKKTGDIPQNITANDVGSAVLAEAAASSKIYGAHSPLMIIGDTGVIIGGFALRMLIVFAALPVWDGFSIY; encoded by the coding sequence ATGGAACTGCATTGGCATTGGCTTGTCGTCATATATTTATTCTTAGGCGGCTTAGGAGCCGGAGCCTACATCACTTCCTTCCTGGCGGAAAAAGGTTTCTTGGGTAAGGCGCCGAGTCTGACCCGGGCAGGGTATTTCATTGCGACTCCTGCTGTAGCCATCGGTACGCTCATGCTGGTTTTTGACCTCGGGCAAGGGTTCTGGAAACCATGGCTCATGATCGGCCTTTTGAGCAACTTTACCTCGGTGATGTCTTGGGGAGTCTATATCTTGTCGGCTTTTATCCTAGCGGGGTTTCTCAAGTGCTATTTTGCGTTCAAAAATAAAAAGGCTCCCGAGCTGTTAACCTGGGCCGGGGCTTTCCTGGCGCTTTGTACAGCTGCCTATACCGGATTCCTTATATCGGTCATCAAGGCTATTCCTTTTTGGAATTCCAACATAATCCCCGTCCTTTTTGTTGTATCAGCTCTATCAACCGGTCTGTCAGCCACTTCGCTGCTGGCGCCATTGCTGGAAAAGGGGACTTATCATGAGGGGCGGGCCAATCAGCTCCATTTGCTTCTGGTCGTGGTGGAGATCATCGTCGCGGCGTCCTTCATTATGGTGATGCTAAACGGGTCTAATGGTCCTATTGGAACCGAATCCGCCAAACTCCTGATTTCAGGGAAGTATCAGATAGTTTTCTGGGGCTTGTTCATTGTACTGGGACTCGTGCTGCCGGCTTTCATTTATCTACAGCAAATTTTGAGTCAAATAAAAAAAACTGGGGATATCCCGCAGAATATAACTGCAAATGATGTGGGGAGCGCCGTCTTGGCAGAAGCTGCAGCCAGCAGCAAAATCTACGGAGCACATTCCCCGCTAATGATTATTGGCGATACGGGTGTGATTATTGGCGGTTTTGCCCTCAGGATGCTGATCGTCTTTGCAGCTCTGCCGGTATGGGATGGATTCAGCATATACTAG